The Kiritimatiellia bacterium sequence GCGCCGAATTCCCCCATGCATCCGCGCGTTTGAACCAGGTCTTGAACCTTTTTTTTGACAAGCGCGGGCAGATGACGACCACCGCCGCCGCCAAAATATGCGGTCTGAACCGCAATGCCTTCAGTAAAATGTTCCGTGGTTTGATGGGGCTTCCCTTCGCCGATTTCGCCCTGCGCTACCGTCTCAGCTCGGCCGCTTCCGCCCTGCGCGGATCCGATGAGTCCGTAAAATGCATTGCTTTATTCTGGGGTTTTGCGGATACCAGCCATTTTGACCGAATGTTCGCCAAGTATTATGCCTGCACTCCCGTAGAATACAGGCAGAAGAAAATGTAGAATTAGGCATATTTATGATAAATTTATTGACATTCATACATTTTCGGAATAGTCTTCCTGAAAAACATGAAAGTTAAAAATGATTGAACGACGAAAACAGTTGCGGCGTGTTCAGGATGCGCTGTCAGAATACCCTGTGGCCGTACTACTCGGGGCGCGGCAGGTGGGGAAGACAACTTTGGCCCGCCAGATGGTTAAGGCATGGCAAGGAGAGACGAATTTCTTTGATTTGGAAATTGAGAGTGGTTTTGCGGCGCTTACCGGCACACCAGAAGCGGTGCTATTGGGACTGCGCGGATTAGTGGTGATTGATGAGATTCAGCGTCTGCCAAAGTTGTTTGCCACCCTGCGTCCATTAGCCGACCGCACAGATAACCTCGCGCGTTTCCTTCTACTGGGTAGCGCTTCGCCCTCAATGATTAAAGGGGTCTCGGAATCACTCGCTGGTCGCGCCGATTTTGTACAGGTGACTGGATTAACACTGGACGAAACGGGCGAGAACCGGCAGAACACATTATGGTTGCGTGGTGGATTTCCGCGGTCGTTCTTGGCTGGATCGGATGGCCAGTCTCTTAAATGGCGCAGGAACTTCATAACTGCCCAAGTAGAGCGCGATATTCCACTGCTGGGAATACAGGTGCCATCCCCCATGCTTCGCCGCTTCTGGAATATGCTGGCCCACTATCACGGACAGATATGGAATGCCGAAGAGCTGGGGCGGTCGCTGGGAGTCACTGGGAAAACAGTTCGGCATTATCTGGATATCCTGGCCGGAACATTCCTGGTGCGGGTGCTCCCTCCATGGTCAGAAAACCTTGGAAAACGTCAGGTAAAATCTCCCAAGGTATATGTGCGCGACAGCGGACTTCTGCATGCGTTCTTGGGCATTGAAACCATGAGCGGTTTGCAATCGCACCCAAAGTACGGCGCCTCCTGGGAAGGATTTGCCATGGAACAGGTGCTTGCGCACACGGATGTGTTTCAACCTTATTTCTGGGCAACATCTCAAGGCGCGGAGGTTGACCTGTTGCTTGAACGAGATGGCCGGCGTATGGGGATCGAGTTTAAATGCGCGGATGCCCCTGCCATGACCAAATCCATACACGTTGCGTTGGCGGATCTACGTCTTGATCGTATGCTGGTTGTGTATCCCGGCGACCGCCGATACTCATTGCATCCCAAAGTTACGGCGCTGCCGTTGTCCGAAGCGGTGCACGATCTTTCCGAAGTTTCATTTCCGCGTCAATCACAATGAGGTATTTTCAAGCAATTATCTGAATTCATTAGCATCCCATAGAAAATGAAAAAGCTGGAATACTCCGGCTGTCATGAGATAATGACGGCCAAGATAAAACAAAGAAAGGAGCATTCCAGCAATGAAAAAATACACTATGTTGAAGCAGATTTGCAATCTTATTCCGGGACATCTTGTGAACAAGCTGGCGAAAGAATACGGTGTTGATGAAAAGAGCCGGACCTTTCTGCCGTGGAGTCATGTGGTGGCGCTTGTTTATGCCCATCTGACGCACGCGATTGGATTGAATGATGTTTGCGATGCGTTGCAAATGAATCGCGGAGCCTTGTCCACGATGCGGGGCGCTACGCCGCCAAGCCGGATTGTGGCTATAGTTGAGATTGACGGGAAAGACGAGGAAGTCGTTTTTTTGAGCAGCAATCCATGCGGGAAAAGAAACGGATATGGATGCAAAACTGCGGATAGGGATTGTTGAATGCGGCCATTGGCACAGTTCCGGTTACATTCGCGGGCTGCGCGCCGCCGGTGAAAACATCGTGGCGGTCAGCGACCGCAATCCGGACGCGGCCCGGAAAAAGGCGGGCGACCCAGGCTGCCGGGTCTATTCCGATTAT is a genomic window containing:
- a CDS encoding ATP-binding protein — translated: MIERRKQLRRVQDALSEYPVAVLLGARQVGKTTLARQMVKAWQGETNFFDLEIESGFAALTGTPEAVLLGLRGLVVIDEIQRLPKLFATLRPLADRTDNLARFLLLGSASPSMIKGVSESLAGRADFVQVTGLTLDETGENRQNTLWLRGGFPRSFLAGSDGQSLKWRRNFITAQVERDIPLLGIQVPSPMLRRFWNMLAHYHGQIWNAEELGRSLGVTGKTVRHYLDILAGTFLVRVLPPWSENLGKRQVKSPKVYVRDSGLLHAFLGIETMSGLQSHPKYGASWEGFAMEQVLAHTDVFQPYFWATSQGAEVDLLLERDGRRMGIEFKCADAPAMTKSIHVALADLRLDRMLVVYPGDRRYSLHPKVTALPLSEAVHDLSEVSFPRQSQ
- a CDS encoding DUF4372 domain-containing protein, yielding MKKYTMLKQICNLIPGHLVNKLAKEYGVDEKSRTFLPWSHVVALVYAHLTHAIGLNDVCDALQMNRGALSTMRGATPPSRIVAIVEIDGKDEEVVFLSSNPCGKRNGYGCKTADRDC